A region of Coccinella septempunctata chromosome 5, icCocSept1.1, whole genome shotgun sequence DNA encodes the following proteins:
- the LOC123314361 gene encoding cytochrome P450 6j1-like isoform X2 encodes MIWLILLATLVALFYIYTYRCFKYWENRNVYFEKPVPIFGNFYDVAIRKKHMGDVLQEIHMKLDENIPYFGVYIFHAPNLVVRTKEMIKEVLIKNFASFPNRMDYTNEVVDPLSAYDLFSMKEEMWKFTRSKLSPAFSSGKMKNMYPLMKEVSNHLHNLLVSLEGQEVDVRDLSKRFLVDIISSCAFGINAESLQNKNSKIKAMADQMLDQRGFVRSFAVFAWFFCPLLVDIFRLPFVEKESSDFLVDVFLRSYKERKKLNVKRNDLIDLLHELVGEKSQNDLVVFDEIKMSAQAMAFFNAGEGTSSILLTLCLYEMAMNIDIQEKLREEIRKTLDSTGELSYENVLEMEYLDMVTKETLRKYPFLQLLQRYCVKDHTFETGLTVKKGQRVLIPTLALHYDPRYYPEPEKFNPERFRGDKIKDLQYVFLPFGDGPRKCIGARFGLMSMKTGLATILKDFEVVPGPQTEIPLRFEKAAFFTTPESAQVMLKLRKVA; translated from the exons ATGATATGGTTGATTCTTCTGGCTACTCTAGTAGCCCTATTCTACATTTATACATATAGATGTTTCAAATACTGGGAGAACCGTAATGTCTACTTTGAGAAACCAGTTCCTATTTTCGGTAATTTTTACGACGTAGCTATAAGGAAAAAACATATGGGTGATGTCTTGCAAGAAATTCATATgaagctggacgaaaatatacCTTATTTCGGAGTCTACATCTTCCATGCTCCAAATCTCGTTGTGAGGACCAAGGAAATGATAAAAGAAGTACTAATTAAAAATTTTGCTTCATTTCCAAACCGAATGGACTACACAAATGAAGTTGTAGACCCACTTTCTGCCTATGACCTGTTTTCGATGAAAGAAGAAATGTGGAAATTCACAAGATCGAAGCTAAGTCCTGCCTTTTCTTCTGGTAAAATGAAGAATATGTATCCTTTGATGAAAGAGGTGTCAAATCATCTACATAATCTTCTCGTATCCTTAGAAGGACAAGAAGTAGATGTGAGAGATTTGTCGAAAAGATTTCTGGTGGACATTATTTCTTCTTGTGCCTTCGGTATCAATGCTGAAAGTTTACAGAACAAAAACTCCAAAATCAAGGCTATGGCTGATCAAATGCTTGACCAGAGAGGTTTTGTGAGAAGTTTTGCCGTTTTCGCCTGGTTCTTCTGTCCGTTGCTCGTTGACATTTTCAGACTACCATTCGTTGAGAAGGAATCGTCAGACTTTCTGGTAGATGTTTTCCTTAGATCTTACAAGGAAAGAAAGAAGTTGAATGTAAAGCGTAATGATTTGATTGATTTATTGCATGAGTTGGTTGGTGAAAAAAGTCAGAATGACCTCGTTGTTTTCG atgaaataaaaatgtCAGCCCAGGCAATGGCCTTCTTCAATGCTGGAGAGGGTACCTCCTCAATTCTTCTCACGTTATGTCTCTATGAGATGGCTATGAATATAGATATTCAAGAAAAACTGCGGGAAGAAATCAGAAAAACTCTTGATTCAACAGGTGAATTATCGTATGAAAATGTTTTAGAAATGGAATACCTGGACATGGTAACCAAAG aaactcTCCGAAAATATCCCTTCCTCCAACTTCTCCAAAGGTATTGTGTTAAGGACCATACATTCGAAACAGGATTAACAGTTAAGAAAGGACAGAGAGTTCTCATTCCAACTCTTGCTCTTCATTATGATCCCAGGTATTATCCTGAACCCGAGAAGTTCAACCCAGAAAGATTCAGAGGAGACAAAATCAAAGATTTACAATATGTGTTTCTTCCTTTCGGTGATGGACCAAGAAAATGTATAG GTGCACGATTTGGTCTTATGTCGATGAAAACTGGATTGGCGACGATTTTGAAGGACTTCGAAGTGGTACCAGGACCTCAAACAGAAATTCCCTTACGTTTCGAGAAGGCTGCATTCTTCACAACCCCGGAGAGCGCCCAAGTGATGCTCAAACTTAGAAAAGTAGCATAG
- the LOC123314362 gene encoding probable cytochrome P450 6a13 has translation MFLAILLIWTLTLFYIYTNISLRYWRMRNVFTKKPLPIFGNLFDVILGKDEFWTSISKIYNEIDDKYPYFGFYIFHKPILVLKDINIIKQVLVKDFNSFPNRTLHSNEKVDPVISNTLFVLKDDVWRTFRRKLSPIMSSGKMKLIIPSMQEHAVNLEHCLENSVEKNIDVKDLAKRFMLDAFASFAFGIDYGSLQNKNLLMKQEHDRVFDQTKVMRRIGTFSWVFSPILVDIFRLPFMDMKYAHNLLDFYLQAEIDRKKENIQRNDLLDILIELSQQKSPNNVHEFDDLRRSAQAVLFSGTGTESTALPLALGLHELACHPDIQDELRREIYQNLDIDGNVTYESLNKMKYLDMVVKETLRLHPFLPFVTRYASEDYKIESTGLIIEKGTQILVPTRAIHKDPKYFPEPLKFKPERFLGENMNKFQNVYLPFGAGPRKCIAERLSLIAMKYGIAACLKNFQVLVGEKTDLPLKFAKNSVFTSTEDGCVYLKIKRLI, from the exons ATGTTTCTGGCGATTCTTCTAATTTGGACATTGACCTTATTCTACATCTATACAAACATAAGCTTGAGATATTGGAGGATGAGAAATGTATTCACAAAAAAACCACTACCCATATTCGGAAATCTTTTTGATGTAATTCTCGGAAAGGACGAATTTTGGACCTCCATCAGTAAAATATACAATGAAATAGATGACAAATATCCATATTTCGGTTTTTACATCTTCCATAAACCAATTTTAGTACTGAAAGACATAAATATCATAAAGCAAGTTCTTGTCAAAGATTTCAATTCTTTCCCCAACAGAACACTTCATTCAAATGAAAAGGTAGATCCTGTGATATCGAATACGTTATTCGTCTTGAAAGATGATGTTTGGAGAACTTTTAGGAGGAAATTGAGCCCAATCATGTCTTCTGGTAAGATGAAACTAATAATCCCTTCGATGCAGGAACATGCAGTTAATTTAGAACATTGCTTGGAAAACTCCGTTGAGAAAAACATAGACGTGAAGGATTTGGCTAAGAGATTTATGCTAGATGCCTTCGCATCATTTGCCTTCGGAATCGATTATGGAAGTCTGCAAAATAAAAACCTGCTGATGAAACAGGAACACGATAGAGTTTTCGACCAGACTAAGGTCATGAGAAGAATCGGAACTTTTTCATGGGTCTTCTCTCCAATCCTTGTTGACATTTTCCGTCTACCTTTTATGGACATGAAATATGCTCACAATCTCCTGGATTTTTATTTACAGGCTGAGATAgacagaaaaaaagaaaatatccAACGGAATGATCTACTGGATATACTAATTGAACTTTCGCAACAAAAATCTCCAAACAATGTACACGAATTCG ATGATTTGAGGAGATCTGCTCAAGCTGTTCTTTTCTCCGGTACTGGAACCGAGTCAACTGCTTTGCCGCTCGCGCTGGGTCTGCATGAATTGGCATGTCATCCAGATATTCAAGATGAACTCAGGAGGGAAATATATCAAAATTTGGATATTGATGGAAATGTTACCTACGAATCGCTCAACAAGATGAAGTACTTGGATATGGTAGTAAAAG AAACTTTGAGATTACATCCATTCTTACCATTCGTCACGCGTTATGCTAGTGAGGATTATAAAATTGAGTCTACTGGATTGATTATCGAGAAAGGAACACAAATTTTAGTACCAACAAGAGCAATTCACAAGGATCCCAAATATTTTCCAGAACCTTTGAAATTCAAACCAGAAAGATTTCTTGGAGAAAATATGAACAAGTTTCAAAACGTGTACTTACCTTTCGGTGCAGGACCCAGAAAATGCATTG CTGAGCGATTGTCTTTAATTGCAATGAAATATGGAATAGCAGCTTGCCTTAAAAACTTCCAAGTGCTGGTGGGGGAGAAAACTGATCTACCACTTAAATTCGCGAAGAATTCTGTTTTTACTAGTACTGAAGATGGATGtgttt
- the LOC123314361 gene encoding cytochrome P450 6j1-like isoform X1 produces the protein MCFAKAFIAMIWLILLATLVALFYIYTYRCFKYWENRNVYFEKPVPIFGNFYDVAIRKKHMGDVLQEIHMKLDENIPYFGVYIFHAPNLVVRTKEMIKEVLIKNFASFPNRMDYTNEVVDPLSAYDLFSMKEEMWKFTRSKLSPAFSSGKMKNMYPLMKEVSNHLHNLLVSLEGQEVDVRDLSKRFLVDIISSCAFGINAESLQNKNSKIKAMADQMLDQRGFVRSFAVFAWFFCPLLVDIFRLPFVEKESSDFLVDVFLRSYKERKKLNVKRNDLIDLLHELVGEKSQNDLVVFDEIKMSAQAMAFFNAGEGTSSILLTLCLYEMAMNIDIQEKLREEIRKTLDSTGELSYENVLEMEYLDMVTKETLRKYPFLQLLQRYCVKDHTFETGLTVKKGQRVLIPTLALHYDPRYYPEPEKFNPERFRGDKIKDLQYVFLPFGDGPRKCIGARFGLMSMKTGLATILKDFEVVPGPQTEIPLRFEKAAFFTTPESAQVMLKLRKVA, from the exons ATGTGCTTCGCAAAAGC aTTCATTGCAATGATATGGTTGATTCTTCTGGCTACTCTAGTAGCCCTATTCTACATTTATACATATAGATGTTTCAAATACTGGGAGAACCGTAATGTCTACTTTGAGAAACCAGTTCCTATTTTCGGTAATTTTTACGACGTAGCTATAAGGAAAAAACATATGGGTGATGTCTTGCAAGAAATTCATATgaagctggacgaaaatatacCTTATTTCGGAGTCTACATCTTCCATGCTCCAAATCTCGTTGTGAGGACCAAGGAAATGATAAAAGAAGTACTAATTAAAAATTTTGCTTCATTTCCAAACCGAATGGACTACACAAATGAAGTTGTAGACCCACTTTCTGCCTATGACCTGTTTTCGATGAAAGAAGAAATGTGGAAATTCACAAGATCGAAGCTAAGTCCTGCCTTTTCTTCTGGTAAAATGAAGAATATGTATCCTTTGATGAAAGAGGTGTCAAATCATCTACATAATCTTCTCGTATCCTTAGAAGGACAAGAAGTAGATGTGAGAGATTTGTCGAAAAGATTTCTGGTGGACATTATTTCTTCTTGTGCCTTCGGTATCAATGCTGAAAGTTTACAGAACAAAAACTCCAAAATCAAGGCTATGGCTGATCAAATGCTTGACCAGAGAGGTTTTGTGAGAAGTTTTGCCGTTTTCGCCTGGTTCTTCTGTCCGTTGCTCGTTGACATTTTCAGACTACCATTCGTTGAGAAGGAATCGTCAGACTTTCTGGTAGATGTTTTCCTTAGATCTTACAAGGAAAGAAAGAAGTTGAATGTAAAGCGTAATGATTTGATTGATTTATTGCATGAGTTGGTTGGTGAAAAAAGTCAGAATGACCTCGTTGTTTTCG atgaaataaaaatgtCAGCCCAGGCAATGGCCTTCTTCAATGCTGGAGAGGGTACCTCCTCAATTCTTCTCACGTTATGTCTCTATGAGATGGCTATGAATATAGATATTCAAGAAAAACTGCGGGAAGAAATCAGAAAAACTCTTGATTCAACAGGTGAATTATCGTATGAAAATGTTTTAGAAATGGAATACCTGGACATGGTAACCAAAG aaactcTCCGAAAATATCCCTTCCTCCAACTTCTCCAAAGGTATTGTGTTAAGGACCATACATTCGAAACAGGATTAACAGTTAAGAAAGGACAGAGAGTTCTCATTCCAACTCTTGCTCTTCATTATGATCCCAGGTATTATCCTGAACCCGAGAAGTTCAACCCAGAAAGATTCAGAGGAGACAAAATCAAAGATTTACAATATGTGTTTCTTCCTTTCGGTGATGGACCAAGAAAATGTATAG GTGCACGATTTGGTCTTATGTCGATGAAAACTGGATTGGCGACGATTTTGAAGGACTTCGAAGTGGTACCAGGACCTCAAACAGAAATTCCCTTACGTTTCGAGAAGGCTGCATTCTTCACAACCCCGGAGAGCGCCCAAGTGATGCTCAAACTTAGAAAAGTAGCATAG